In a genomic window of Bradyrhizobium sp. LLZ17:
- a CDS encoding 50S ribosomal protein L11 methyltransferase has protein sequence MQPLPTHRASFSIGNEAAAKRVVDVLTEIFLDGDAAVAAFERPDGEWDVTLHFAAAPDQQLLRELLATSAGTEIAATLVFDTIEAKDWVKASLEDLVPVPAGRFVVHGSHDRDRVAPNKLAIEIEAALAFGTGHHGTTRGCLLLLDHVLKHARPTRVLDLGTGTGVLGIAAAKALHRAVLASDIDPPSVRVAAENAALNEVGNHVRVIRATGFAAPDFGRCGPFDLVLANILANPLRQLAGPMTRHLAPGARVILSGLLTHQAPAVIAAYRARGLVPLRHLRIEGWSSLLLRKVG, from the coding sequence ATGCAGCCTTTGCCCACCCATCGCGCCAGCTTCTCGATCGGTAACGAGGCCGCCGCCAAGCGCGTCGTCGACGTGCTCACGGAGATCTTTCTCGACGGCGATGCAGCGGTCGCCGCATTCGAGCGGCCCGATGGAGAATGGGACGTCACGCTGCATTTCGCCGCGGCGCCGGATCAGCAATTGCTGCGCGAACTCCTTGCAACTTCTGCAGGAACTGAGATCGCTGCGACGCTTGTCTTCGACACGATCGAAGCCAAGGACTGGGTCAAGGCCAGCCTGGAAGATCTCGTCCCGGTGCCGGCCGGGCGCTTCGTCGTGCACGGCAGCCATGACCGCGACCGCGTGGCGCCGAACAAGCTCGCCATCGAGATCGAGGCGGCGCTCGCCTTCGGCACCGGACATCACGGCACCACGCGTGGCTGTTTACTGCTGCTTGACCATGTCTTGAAACACGCGCGCCCGACGCGCGTGCTCGACCTCGGCACCGGGACCGGCGTGCTCGGGATTGCGGCGGCGAAGGCCCTGCATCGCGCGGTGCTGGCCTCGGACATCGACCCGCCCTCCGTGCGCGTGGCGGCGGAGAACGCCGCCCTGAATGAAGTCGGCAATCATGTGCGGGTGATCCGCGCCACCGGCTTCGCCGCGCCGGATTTCGGCCGATGCGGACCATTCGACCTGGTGCTGGCCAACATCCTTGCCAATCCGTTAAGGCAATTGGCGGGTCCGATGACACGGCATCTCGCGCCGGGTGCGCGCGTCATCCTCTCCGGCCTGTTGACGCACCAGGCGCCCGCGGTGATCGCCGCCTATCGTGCCCGCGGTCTCGTGCCGCTGCGGCACCTGCGGATCGAGGGGTGGAGCAGTCTGTTGCTCAGGAAGGTGGGGTGA
- a CDS encoding Flp family type IVb pilin → MVSKFWSDESGATAIEYGLIAAGIALAIITVVNGLGTSLNDKFGSISSSLK, encoded by the coding sequence ATGGTTTCGAAGTTCTGGTCGGACGAGTCGGGCGCGACCGCGATCGAATACGGCCTGATCGCGGCCGGTATCGCGCTGGCGATCATCACCGTGGTCAACGGCCTCGGTACCAGCCTGAACGACAAGTTCGGTTCGATTAGCAGCTCCTTGAAGTAA
- a CDS encoding acyl carrier protein has translation MTREQISDFCVSALANLLRISTDRVDTCTKFNRLGLDSAMLVYLMMELEEKLELELSTDDFYDHPTVEALSRFLADKRAIRSAA, from the coding sequence ATGACTCGCGAGCAGATTTCGGATTTCTGCGTTAGTGCGCTAGCCAATCTCCTGCGAATTTCGACGGACCGGGTCGATACCTGCACAAAGTTCAACCGTCTCGGCCTCGATTCGGCGATGCTCGTCTACCTCATGATGGAACTTGAGGAGAAGCTCGAGCTCGAACTGTCGACGGACGACTTTTACGACCACCCCACGGTCGAGGCGCTGTCGCGATTTCTGGCGGACAAGCGCGCTATCCGCTCCGCCGCCTGA
- a CDS encoding multidrug effflux MFS transporter, which translates to MHGIVSKPGPATANLATSRLVLLLLVVMTGVAPISLYMLVPALPVLATSFGSDISIAQMTVSLYMVGIALSQLIMGPLSDKFGRRPVLLGGLALMVAASVACIFAQSLPQLIAARFFQALGGAAGMVVSRAIIRDIYERDRVASMISLVIAALMIGQMVSPLTGGLIETAFGWRAIFYAITIGAIAVAAGIAVALPETRRTRAAGSGFRGDFGMLMRNRAFVGYVMCQVLASQIIFTFAGGGPYIVVMQMGRTSAEYGAWFATTGFAYLVGNLLCVRFAPRHALEKLIWFGLSLQLCGSILNLLWSFAGWNEAPAWLFGTQMIVMAGNAFVMANSAAGAISIRPEAAGTASGAMGFLQQGIGALMSQFGAYLGGHSATTLPLTSAVLAISLLCACTMIFIVPRREMVVSETLIEQAEEEESGMM; encoded by the coding sequence ATGCACGGCATCGTCAGCAAGCCGGGACCGGCAACGGCAAACCTCGCGACCTCGCGGCTGGTGTTGCTGTTGCTGGTCGTCATGACCGGGGTCGCGCCGATCTCGCTCTACATGCTGGTTCCGGCGCTGCCGGTGCTGGCGACAAGTTTCGGCAGCGACATCTCAATCGCGCAGATGACGGTGTCGCTCTATATGGTCGGGATCGCGCTGTCGCAGCTCATCATGGGGCCGCTGTCGGACAAGTTCGGGCGGCGCCCGGTGCTGCTCGGAGGGCTGGCGCTGATGGTGGCGGCGAGCGTCGCCTGCATCTTCGCGCAAAGCCTGCCGCAGCTGATCGCGGCGCGCTTCTTCCAGGCGCTGGGCGGCGCGGCCGGCATGGTGGTGAGCCGCGCCATCATCCGCGACATCTACGAGCGCGATCGCGTCGCCTCCATGATCAGCCTCGTGATCGCGGCGCTGATGATCGGGCAGATGGTCTCGCCGCTCACCGGCGGTCTGATCGAGACCGCCTTCGGCTGGCGCGCCATCTTCTACGCCATCACGATCGGCGCAATTGCGGTCGCCGCCGGCATCGCGGTCGCGCTGCCGGAGACGCGCCGCACCCGTGCCGCCGGCAGCGGCTTCCGCGGCGATTTCGGCATGCTGATGCGAAACCGCGCCTTCGTCGGCTATGTGATGTGCCAGGTGCTGGCCTCGCAAATCATCTTCACCTTCGCCGGCGGCGGTCCCTACATCGTGGTGATGCAGATGGGCCGGACCAGCGCCGAATACGGCGCATGGTTCGCAACGACCGGCTTCGCCTACCTGGTCGGCAATCTCCTTTGCGTGCGCTTTGCGCCGCGGCACGCGCTGGAGAAACTGATCTGGTTCGGACTGTCACTCCAGCTCTGCGGCAGCATTCTGAATCTGCTCTGGAGTTTTGCCGGGTGGAACGAAGCCCCCGCCTGGTTGTTCGGCACACAGATGATCGTGATGGCCGGCAACGCATTCGTGATGGCGAACTCAGCGGCCGGCGCGATCAGCATCCGCCCGGAGGCCGCCGGCACCGCGTCCGGCGCCATGGGCTTCCTGCAACAGGGTATCGGCGCGCTGATGTCGCAGTTCGGCGCCTATCTCGGCGGCCACTCCGCCACGACGCTGCCACTGACCTCCGCCGTGCTGGCGATATCGCTGCTGTGCGCCTGCACGATGATCTTCATCGTTCCCCGCCGCGAGATGGTGGTGAGCGAGACGCTGATCGAGCAAGCGGAAGAGGAAGAGAGCGGGATGATGTGA
- a CDS encoding fused MFS/spermidine synthase: MDSIAQPAATEQPSSSRNRLLLTVYTAAIFVSALLLFSVQPLFTKMVLPRLGGSPAVWSVAMVFFQSLLLAGYAYAHLLMQIKNRVVPVVVHLALLVAAFVTLPLGIAGAYGEPPSSGYAFWLLGLFVMSIGLPFFALAANNPLLQAWFVRTGHPDGRDPYFLYASSNIGSFLALLSYPFLLEPVFTLHTQNRLWTGGYGLLIVLIAACAVLLLRSPKLAMVDAQTEQANAPAPGVVTRLRWIFLAAVPSGLLIAVTAHISTDVAAAPLLWVLPLSLYLLTWVVVFQSRPLLPHKWMLMLQPVAIAGVIFLLAFGGEQNLLLTLGGHQLCFFVIAMACHGELARTRPPSKYLTGFYVALSFGGMIGGLFAGLVAPFTFSWIAEYPILVALAALCRPSVNERFAGIAKWYWLVLAVVAVALVVPSYTTGALPAWFEDHRVGIAGAVGVLAALLAIAVNVGRWKIFATVALALALIRIYPADEGRVTTVRSFFGVHKIVVTPGGYFHVLMHGTTIHGAERFRNNDGTPVTGRPEPITYYHKDGGIGQAITAIRERKGAPLKVAAIGVGSGTLACAAEPGDSWKFFEIDQSMVDAARDPKNFRYISSCLPDLKPVIGDARLTFAREPDGAYDLIIVDAYSSDAIPIHLATEEAMAIYKDKLAPHGAVVMHVSNRHLDLEPVVVGIADANDLKSWVYDEDSGRDADYIFSTDVVISAREAEDVGRLASSKQWEETEADEKVRVWTDDYSNILGALYRRLRYGEQ, translated from the coding sequence ATGGATTCGATCGCGCAGCCCGCCGCCACGGAGCAACCGTCCTCGTCGCGCAACCGGCTGCTGTTGACGGTCTACACGGCCGCGATCTTCGTCAGCGCGCTGCTGCTGTTCTCGGTGCAGCCGCTGTTCACGAAAATGGTGCTGCCGCGGCTCGGCGGCTCGCCCGCGGTGTGGTCGGTGGCGATGGTGTTCTTCCAGTCGCTGCTGCTGGCCGGCTATGCCTACGCGCATCTCCTGATGCAGATCAAGAACCGCGTCGTTCCCGTCGTGGTTCATCTCGCGCTGCTGGTCGCAGCCTTCGTCACGCTGCCGCTCGGCATCGCCGGCGCCTATGGCGAGCCGCCGTCGTCCGGCTACGCGTTCTGGCTGCTCGGCCTGTTCGTGATGTCGATCGGTCTGCCGTTCTTCGCGCTGGCCGCCAACAATCCGCTGCTGCAAGCCTGGTTCGTTCGCACCGGGCATCCTGACGGGCGCGATCCGTATTTCCTCTACGCCTCCTCGAATATCGGCAGCTTCCTCGCGCTGTTGTCCTATCCGTTCCTGCTCGAGCCGGTCTTCACCCTGCACACGCAGAACCGGCTCTGGACCGGCGGCTACGGCCTCCTGATCGTCCTGATCGCGGCCTGCGCTGTGCTGCTGTTGCGCTCGCCGAAGCTGGCTATGGTTGATGCGCAAACCGAGCAGGCGAATGCACCGGCGCCCGGGGTCGTGACACGGCTGCGCTGGATATTCTTGGCCGCTGTGCCGTCCGGCCTGCTGATCGCCGTGACCGCGCATATCTCCACCGACGTCGCGGCGGCGCCGCTATTATGGGTGCTGCCGCTGTCGCTGTACCTGTTGACCTGGGTTGTCGTGTTCCAGTCGCGGCCGCTGTTGCCGCACAAATGGATGCTGATGCTGCAGCCGGTCGCGATCGCGGGCGTCATCTTCCTGCTCGCCTTCGGCGGTGAGCAGAATTTGCTGCTCACGCTCGGCGGCCATCAATTGTGCTTCTTCGTCATCGCCATGGCCTGCCACGGCGAATTGGCGCGGACACGGCCGCCCTCGAAATATCTCACCGGCTTCTATGTCGCGCTGTCGTTCGGCGGCATGATCGGCGGGCTGTTTGCGGGCCTGGTGGCGCCCTTCACCTTCTCATGGATCGCCGAATATCCGATCCTGGTGGCGCTCGCCGCGCTGTGCCGGCCTTCGGTCAACGAGCGTTTTGCCGGCATCGCCAAATGGTACTGGCTGGTGCTCGCCGTGGTCGCGGTCGCGCTGGTGGTGCCGTCCTACACCACGGGCGCTCTGCCGGCCTGGTTCGAGGATCACCGCGTCGGGATTGCCGGCGCCGTCGGCGTGCTGGCAGCGCTTCTCGCGATCGCGGTCAACGTCGGCCGCTGGAAGATCTTTGCCACCGTCGCGCTGGCGCTGGCATTGATCCGGATCTATCCGGCGGACGAGGGCCGCGTCACGACCGTGCGCAGCTTCTTCGGCGTGCACAAGATCGTGGTGACGCCGGGCGGCTATTTCCATGTGCTGATGCACGGAACCACCATTCACGGCGCCGAGCGCTTCCGCAACAATGACGGCACACCGGTTACCGGCCGGCCCGAGCCGATCACCTACTATCACAAGGACGGCGGCATCGGTCAGGCCATCACCGCGATCCGCGAGCGCAAGGGCGCGCCGCTGAAAGTCGCAGCCATCGGCGTCGGATCGGGCACGCTCGCCTGCGCCGCGGAGCCCGGCGACAGCTGGAAATTCTTCGAGATCGACCAGTCCATGGTCGATGCCGCGCGTGACCCGAAGAATTTCCGTTACATCTCGAGCTGCCTGCCGGACCTGAAGCCGGTGATCGGGGACGCACGCCTCACCTTCGCGAGGGAGCCCGACGGCGCCTACGACCTCATTATCGTCGATGCCTATTCGTCGGATGCGATCCCGATCCATCTTGCGACCGAAGAGGCGATGGCGATCTACAAGGACAAGCTCGCCCCGCACGGCGCCGTGGTGATGCACGTCTCCAACCGGCATCTCGATCTCGAGCCCGTCGTGGTCGGCATCGCCGATGCCAACGATCTCAAGAGCTGGGTCTACGACGAGGATTCCGGCCGCGATGCCGACTACATCTTCTCCACCGACGTGGTCATCTCCGCGCGGGAGGCGGAGGATGTCGGCAGGCTCGCCTCCTCCAAGCAGTGGGAGGAGACCGAGGCGGACGAGAAGGTGCGGGTCTGGACCGACGATTACTCCAACATTCTCGGCGCGCTGTACCGGCGCTTGCGGTACGGCGAGCAGTAA
- a CDS encoding acyl-CoA desaturase has product MQLKRDHRIIRSRHFRKMQRRHFIVFDVLPFVGTLVAVGLLFYRPIGATELSLFFGFWLITGLGLTVGYHRLFTHRAFATSTAMSAILIIMGSMAGRGPMLSWAAMHRRHHELSDHEGDLHSPLLHGDGVLGRLRGFLHAHLTWMIEHDYPNVAHYVPDLMANRMLVAVNSYYYSWVALGLLLPAAIGGLATMSAWGALSGLLWGGVVRMFVVEQTMSAINSVMHTFGAQPFVTRDDNSRNLGVMAWLAWGRVGTITITPFHIPPLSVCAGSSSMPASSSSARWRRLGSPGTSRCRARTRSPGARCGSRATLRPTWKRAEHHRRRCRR; this is encoded by the coding sequence GTGCAGCTGAAACGCGACCACCGCATCATCCGCAGCCGGCATTTTCGCAAGATGCAGCGGCGGCATTTCATCGTCTTCGACGTGCTGCCGTTCGTCGGCACCCTGGTCGCTGTGGGCCTGTTGTTCTACCGACCGATCGGCGCAACGGAGCTCAGCCTGTTCTTTGGCTTTTGGCTGATCACCGGCCTCGGCCTCACCGTCGGCTATCACCGCCTGTTCACCCACCGCGCCTTTGCCACCTCGACTGCGATGAGCGCGATCCTGATCATCATGGGATCGATGGCCGGCCGCGGCCCGATGCTGTCCTGGGCGGCGATGCACCGGCGCCATCACGAACTGTCCGATCACGAAGGCGATCTGCATTCGCCGCTTCTGCACGGCGACGGCGTGCTCGGCCGCTTGCGTGGCTTCCTGCATGCGCACCTGACCTGGATGATCGAGCACGACTATCCCAACGTCGCGCATTACGTACCTGACCTGATGGCGAACCGCATGCTGGTCGCCGTCAACAGCTATTACTATAGCTGGGTCGCGCTCGGGCTGCTGCTGCCGGCCGCGATCGGCGGGCTTGCCACAATGAGCGCATGGGGTGCGCTGAGCGGGCTGCTCTGGGGCGGCGTGGTGCGCATGTTCGTGGTCGAGCAGACCATGTCGGCCATCAACTCCGTCATGCACACATTCGGCGCGCAGCCCTTCGTTACGCGCGACGACAACAGCCGCAATCTCGGCGTGATGGCCTGGCTCGCCTGGGGGAGGGTTGGCACAATAACCATCACGCCTTTCCATATTCCGCCGCTTTCGGTCTGCGCTGGTTCGAGTTCGATGCCGGCTTCATCTTCATCCGCGCGCTGGAGGCGCTTGGGCTCGCCTGGGACGTCAAGGTGCCGAGCGAGGACAAGATCGCCCGGCGCACGCTGCGGCAGCCGGGCGACGCTGCGCCCGACCTGGAAACGGGCTGAGCATCATCGCCGGCGTTGCCGGCGATGA
- a CDS encoding MBOAT family protein: MLFNDYPFLLVFLPAALLIYRLADPYPGLRIGVQVALSLAFYAWGSPFFILLLIASIAINWLASIAYGRMKWPALLTLVILVDIGVLALFKYANFVLANVGVVLGTRLPTLDIGLPLGISFFTFHHIMYLVDLKRGKAPLCPLDRYALYISFFPQAIAGPLARWSEVMHQFGKPVYVPGWQRQFCVATCFIALGLFEKVVIADSIAHLLDPIYIQAASEPLGNGDAWLAFCFSFQILFDFSGYSDIAIGLGLLFGVQLPYNFNAPLRSTSIQDFWQRWHITLMQFLRDYVFYPLINLRLLPRRWLPVQFFGAMLMTMALCGLWHGASWTFVLWGVLHSVALVACALWRRYGPDFPSWLGWALTVLFVLATGVIFRAGSVEAAWHVFAGLLQPPPLGRGQHLWPLIAAPLLAFLLPASQDIVAVFTRRPKPWLAGLLGIVLFALLLQMGGRDLHEFVYFKF, translated from the coding sequence ATGCTGTTCAACGACTACCCCTTTCTCCTGGTCTTCCTGCCGGCGGCATTGCTGATCTACCGCCTGGCGGATCCCTATCCGGGATTGCGCATCGGTGTGCAGGTCGCGCTGTCGTTGGCCTTCTATGCCTGGGGCAGCCCGTTTTTCATCCTGCTGCTGATCGCCTCGATCGCAATCAACTGGCTCGCATCGATCGCCTATGGCCGCATGAAATGGCCGGCGCTTCTCACGCTCGTGATCTTGGTCGATATCGGCGTGCTGGCGCTGTTCAAATACGCCAACTTCGTGCTCGCCAATGTCGGCGTCGTGCTGGGCACGAGGCTGCCGACGCTCGATATCGGGCTGCCGCTCGGCATCTCGTTCTTCACCTTCCACCACATCATGTATCTGGTCGACCTGAAGCGCGGCAAGGCGCCGCTCTGTCCGCTCGACCGCTACGCGCTCTACATCAGCTTCTTCCCGCAGGCGATTGCCGGGCCGCTGGCGCGCTGGTCCGAGGTGATGCATCAGTTCGGCAAGCCGGTCTACGTGCCGGGCTGGCAGCGGCAGTTCTGTGTCGCGACCTGCTTCATCGCGCTCGGCCTGTTCGAGAAGGTCGTGATCGCCGATAGCATCGCGCATCTGCTCGACCCGATCTACATCCAGGCTGCGAGCGAGCCGCTCGGAAACGGCGATGCCTGGCTCGCCTTCTGCTTCTCCTTCCAGATCCTGTTCGACTTCTCCGGCTATTCCGACATCGCGATCGGCCTTGGGCTGTTGTTCGGCGTGCAGCTGCCCTACAATTTCAATGCGCCGTTGCGCTCGACCAGCATCCAGGATTTCTGGCAGCGCTGGCACATCACGCTGATGCAGTTCCTGCGCGATTACGTCTTCTATCCACTGATCAATCTGCGCCTGCTGCCGCGCCGCTGGCTGCCGGTCCAGTTCTTCGGCGCGATGCTGATGACGATGGCCCTTTGCGGCTTGTGGCACGGCGCGAGCTGGACCTTTGTGCTGTGGGGCGTGCTGCACAGCGTGGCGCTGGTCGCCTGCGCATTGTGGCGCCGCTACGGACCTGATTTTCCGTCATGGCTGGGCTGGGCGCTCACCGTGCTGTTTGTGCTCGCAACGGGCGTAATTTTTCGCGCAGGATCGGTCGAGGCCGCCTGGCATGTCTTCGCGGGGCTTCTCCAGCCGCCGCCGCTCGGGCGCGGACAGCATCTGTGGCCGCTGATCGCAGCGCCGCTGCTTGCCTTCCTGTTGCCGGCCAGTCAGGACATCGTGGCCGTGTTCACGCGTCGTCCGAAACCGTGGCTCGCGGGCCTGCTCGGCATTGTCCTGTTCGCATTGCTGCTCCAGATGGGTGGTCGGGATCTCCATGAGTTCGTCTACTTCAAGTTCTGA
- a CDS encoding aminopeptidase P family protein, translated as MFEAHFQTFEEPEAGVALTARLSALREELARRKLTGFVVPRADQQQNEYVPSSEERLAWLTGFTGSAGLAVVLAQKAAVFVDGRYTIQAAKQVDAKAWGIESLIDPPPESWVSAHLKAGDRLGFDPWLHTFAAAERLSAACAKAGAELVAVDSNPVDAIWQDRPQPPLAPVAIHGLQYAGVAEAEKVAQIQSEVGKLGADALVLSDSHAVAWTFNIRGADVAHTPLPLSYALVPKVGRPTVFIDHRKLSNLSRDHLEHSADVRDPDALTPTLMALAKSGAAIALDNATAADALSRLISVAGGKPLRGSDPIALLKAVKNTTEIAGTRTAHRRDAVALAHFLGFIDREAPSGKLTEIDAVEALETFRRDTGALKDVSFPTISGTGPNGAIVHYRVTRKSNRRIAPGDLLLIDSGAQYEDGTTDVTRTMAVGEPTGEMRDRFTRVLRGHIAIARAVFPDGATGAQLDTLARQYLWAAGVDFEHGTGHGVGSYLSVHEGPARISKLGTTPLKRGMILSNEPGYYKTDSFGIRIENLELVIAAEIKGAEKSMNAFETLTLAPIDRRLIDVAMLGKDELAWLNAYHARVRAEVGPALDEATKSWLDQATAELKA; from the coding sequence ATGTTCGAAGCGCACTTCCAGACTTTTGAGGAGCCAGAGGCCGGCGTCGCACTGACAGCCCGGCTCTCCGCGCTCCGCGAAGAGCTCGCCCGCCGCAAGCTGACCGGCTTCGTCGTTCCGCGCGCCGATCAGCAGCAGAATGAATACGTGCCCTCGTCCGAAGAGCGGCTGGCCTGGCTGACCGGCTTTACCGGATCGGCGGGACTTGCCGTCGTTCTGGCCCAGAAGGCCGCGGTCTTCGTCGATGGCCGCTATACGATCCAGGCGGCGAAGCAGGTCGACGCAAAAGCCTGGGGGATCGAGTCGCTGATCGATCCGCCGCCGGAGAGCTGGGTGTCGGCGCACTTGAAGGCCGGCGACCGCCTAGGATTTGATCCGTGGCTGCACACTTTTGCGGCAGCCGAGCGCTTGTCCGCCGCCTGCGCCAAGGCGGGCGCCGAGCTGGTCGCGGTCGACAGCAATCCTGTTGACGCGATCTGGCAGGACCGGCCGCAGCCGCCGCTAGCGCCGGTTGCGATCCACGGCCTGCAATATGCCGGCGTCGCCGAGGCAGAGAAGGTCGCGCAGATCCAAAGCGAAGTCGGCAAGCTCGGCGCAGACGCGCTGGTCCTCTCCGACAGTCACGCGGTCGCCTGGACCTTCAACATCCGCGGCGCCGACGTCGCCCATACGCCGCTGCCGCTGTCCTACGCGCTGGTGCCGAAGGTCGGCCGGCCGACCGTCTTCATCGACCACCGCAAGCTCTCCAACCTCTCGCGCGATCATCTCGAGCACTCCGCCGACGTGCGCGACCCGGACGCGCTGACGCCGACGCTGATGGCTCTGGCCAAGAGCGGGGCCGCGATTGCGCTCGACAACGCCACGGCGGCCGACGCGCTCAGCCGGTTGATTTCGGTGGCCGGCGGCAAGCCGCTGCGTGGCAGCGATCCGATTGCGCTGCTGAAGGCGGTCAAGAACACGACCGAGATCGCCGGCACGCGGACCGCGCATCGGCGCGACGCCGTGGCACTGGCGCATTTCCTCGGCTTCATCGACCGCGAGGCGCCAAGCGGCAAGCTCACCGAGATCGACGCGGTGGAGGCGCTGGAGACGTTTCGCCGCGATACCGGCGCCCTGAAGGACGTCTCCTTCCCGACCATCTCCGGCACCGGCCCGAATGGTGCCATCGTGCACTACCGCGTCACCCGCAAGAGCAACCGGCGGATCGCGCCCGGCGATCTGCTGCTGATCGATTCCGGTGCGCAGTATGAAGACGGCACCACCGACGTCACCCGCACCATGGCCGTGGGCGAGCCGACGGGCGAGATGCGCGACCGCTTCACCCGCGTGCTGCGCGGCCATATCGCGATCGCGCGCGCGGTGTTTCCTGACGGCGCGACGGGCGCGCAGCTCGACACGCTGGCGCGGCAATATCTCTGGGCCGCCGGCGTCGACTTCGAGCACGGCACCGGTCACGGCGTCGGCAGCTATCTCAGCGTGCACGAAGGGCCGGCGCGGATCTCGAAACTCGGGACCACGCCGCTGAAGCGCGGCATGATCCTCTCCAACGAGCCCGGCTATTACAAGACCGACAGCTTCGGTATCCGCATCGAGAATCTCGAGCTGGTGATCGCCGCCGAGATCAAGGGCGCCGAGAAATCCATGAACGCGTTCGAGACGCTGACGCTGGCGCCGATCGACCGGCGGCTGATCGACGTGGCGATGCTGGGCAAGGACGAGCTCGCCTGGCTCAATGCCTACCATGCGCGCGTTCGCGCCGAGGTGGGCCCGGCGCTCGACGAGGCGACCAAGAGCTGGCTCGACCAGGCGACGGCGGAGCTGAAGGCCTAG
- a CDS encoding fatty acyl-AMP ligase, with translation MQTPRSLVALLARRAADQGNDRAYVFVSDRGTEEAVLTFRQLHDASRALASRLTMVAQPGERAILVFPPGIEFMAAFFGCLMAGIIAVPMMMPRRNSARDASAAILANCEPAIALTTSAFALRGDLQARFAQENIRWIEIDLAADASATVDLPEPAPDDIAFLQYTSGSTSEPKGVMVSHANLLANLEMIRLALGNTRRSTYVNWVPLYHDMGLILNALQALYVGAPCVLMAPNAFMQRPLGWLRTISHYRAEVACSPNFGFDLCVSRYRADQMQGIDLSSLKVALNGAEPIHAETIERFIATFAPHGFDPRAMYPAYGMAEATLLISGGTRGGSHLTRSVGRAVLQAHVTEAPTDPDDAQIVVGCGRALAGERIAIVEPERRTRLAADRVGEIWVSGANVARAYWRNDTATHEGLGAEIAGETGLWLRTGDLGFLAATGDLFVTGRIKDLIIIRGINHYPQDIERTVQSLDDGLRENCGAAFSVSDESGEEALVIVQEVERTARHSIDPAEIRGRIREAIADSHELSARHIALIRPGALPKTTSGKIQRKLARKLWLDGSFEEIV, from the coding sequence ATGCAAACCCCTCGCTCGCTGGTGGCGCTGCTGGCCCGCCGTGCGGCGGACCAGGGCAACGATCGCGCCTATGTCTTCGTCTCCGATCGCGGGACGGAGGAAGCGGTCCTCACCTTCCGCCAATTACATGACGCCTCACGCGCGCTCGCGTCGCGCCTGACAATGGTCGCGCAGCCGGGCGAGCGCGCCATCCTGGTGTTTCCGCCCGGCATCGAATTCATGGCGGCATTCTTCGGCTGCCTGATGGCTGGCATTATCGCCGTGCCCATGATGATGCCGCGGCGAAACAGCGCCCGTGACGCCAGCGCCGCCATCCTCGCCAATTGCGAACCGGCGATTGCGCTGACCACCTCGGCCTTCGCGCTGCGCGGCGATTTGCAAGCGCGCTTCGCGCAGGAGAACATCCGGTGGATCGAAATCGATCTCGCCGCGGACGCCAGCGCAACGGTCGACCTGCCCGAGCCGGCACCGGACGACATCGCCTTCCTGCAATACACGTCAGGCTCCACATCCGAGCCCAAAGGCGTGATGGTAAGCCACGCCAATCTGCTCGCCAATCTCGAGATGATCCGGCTTGCGCTCGGCAACACCAGGCGATCGACATATGTCAATTGGGTACCGCTCTATCACGACATGGGGCTGATCCTGAACGCGCTGCAAGCGCTCTATGTCGGCGCGCCTTGCGTGCTGATGGCGCCGAACGCTTTCATGCAGCGGCCGCTTGGCTGGCTGCGCACGATCTCGCATTATCGCGCGGAAGTGGCGTGCAGCCCCAATTTCGGTTTCGACCTCTGCGTCAGCCGCTATCGCGCCGATCAGATGCAGGGCATTGACCTGTCCTCGCTCAAAGTTGCGCTCAACGGCGCCGAGCCGATTCATGCAGAAACCATTGAGCGGTTCATCGCGACCTTCGCGCCGCACGGATTCGATCCGCGCGCGATGTATCCCGCTTACGGCATGGCGGAGGCGACCCTTCTGATCTCGGGCGGGACGCGTGGGGGCAGCCATCTCACACGCAGCGTGGGCCGCGCAGTGCTCCAGGCGCATGTGACGGAGGCGCCGACCGATCCCGACGATGCGCAGATCGTGGTGGGCTGCGGGCGCGCGCTTGCCGGCGAGCGGATCGCGATCGTCGAGCCGGAACGCCGCACGCGCCTGGCGGCCGATCGCGTCGGCGAGATCTGGGTCAGCGGCGCCAACGTCGCTCGCGCCTATTGGCGCAACGACACGGCCACGCACGAGGGCCTCGGTGCGGAGATCGCCGGCGAGACCGGGCTCTGGCTCCGCACCGGAGATCTGGGCTTCCTCGCCGCCACCGGCGATCTGTTCGTCACCGGCCGCATCAAGGACCTCATCATCATCCGCGGCATCAACCATTATCCGCAGGACATCGAGCGCACCGTGCAGTCGCTCGACGATGGCTTGCGCGAAAACTGCGGCGCGGCATTCTCGGTGTCGGACGAGAGCGGCGAGGAAGCGCTCGTCATCGTCCAGGAGGTCGAGCGCACCGCCCGCCACAGCATCGATCCGGCCGAGATCAGGGGCCGGATCCGCGAAGCGATCGCCGATAGCCATGAGCTCTCCGCACGCCACATCGCGCTGATCCGTCCCGGCGCGCTGCCCAAAACCACCAGCGGCAAGATCCAGCGGAAGCTGGCGCGCAAGCTCTGGCTTGACGGCAGTTTCGAGGAGATCGTCTGA